The proteins below come from a single Saccharopolyspora sp. SCSIO 74807 genomic window:
- a CDS encoding FAD-binding oxidoreductase, with product MNPPATADVVVIGGGAIGASAAFHLAEAGVDVVLLDRGELGGGSTCKAAGGVRAQFSDPVNIALGARSLRAFEQFGERPGAEIDLRQHGYLFLLSAPADVTAFEDGVRLQNELGVPSRMLTAAEAAELTPVVSVQDVLAAAYSPTDGHCTPEAVVHGYAAGIRRHGGTVLPHCAVTGIDTAGDAVTGVRTDSGVIATSAALCAAGAWSSAVAAMAGVELPVRPLRRQIVVTEPIRDLPGRLPFTIDFGTGFYFHEEGPGLLMGMPDPADSPDPHPDDSWLELLAETVAHRAPRFSTAGAAHRWAGLYEITPDHNALVGQAGQVRGLWYATGFSGHGFLQSPAIGEVLRDLVLGRTPPVDVGALDVARFERAGHRPERNLV from the coding sequence GTGAACCCGCCCGCCACGGCCGACGTCGTGGTGATCGGTGGCGGGGCGATCGGCGCATCGGCGGCCTTCCACCTGGCCGAAGCCGGTGTGGACGTCGTCCTGCTGGATCGCGGCGAGCTCGGCGGTGGCAGCACCTGCAAGGCGGCGGGCGGAGTGCGGGCGCAGTTCTCCGACCCGGTCAACATCGCGCTCGGCGCGCGGAGCCTGCGGGCCTTCGAGCAGTTCGGTGAGCGTCCCGGAGCGGAGATCGACCTGCGCCAGCACGGCTACCTGTTCCTGCTTTCCGCACCTGCGGACGTCACGGCGTTCGAGGACGGCGTGCGGTTGCAGAACGAGCTAGGGGTGCCCAGCCGGATGCTCACCGCTGCCGAGGCGGCCGAGCTCACGCCCGTGGTGTCCGTGCAGGACGTGCTCGCCGCCGCCTACTCCCCCACCGACGGCCATTGCACGCCGGAGGCCGTGGTGCACGGCTACGCCGCCGGTATCCGCAGGCACGGCGGGACCGTGCTCCCGCACTGCGCGGTGACCGGCATCGACACCGCAGGCGATGCGGTCACCGGGGTGCGCACGGACTCCGGTGTCATCGCGACCTCCGCCGCGCTCTGCGCGGCCGGAGCGTGGTCTTCGGCGGTGGCCGCGATGGCGGGGGTCGAACTGCCGGTGCGGCCGCTGCGGCGGCAGATCGTGGTCACCGAGCCGATCCGGGACCTGCCGGGCCGGTTGCCGTTCACCATCGACTTCGGCACCGGTTTCTACTTCCACGAGGAGGGGCCCGGGCTGCTGATGGGGATGCCCGATCCCGCCGACAGCCCGGATCCGCATCCGGACGACAGCTGGCTGGAGCTGCTGGCCGAGACCGTCGCGCACCGCGCGCCCCGGTTCTCGACCGCGGGCGCGGCGCACCGGTGGGCCGGCCTGTACGAGATCACGCCCGACCACAACGCCCTCGTCGGGCAGGCCGGCCAGGTGCGGGGCCTGTGGTACGCCACCGGTTTCTCCGGGCATGGCTTCCTGCAGAGCCCGGCGATCGGCGAAGTGCTGCGGGACCTCGTCCTCGGCCGCACACCGCCGGTCGACGTCGGTGCTCTCGACGTGGCGCGCTTCGAACGCGCCGGGCACCGCCCCGAACGGAACCTCGTCTGA
- a CDS encoding LysR family transcriptional regulator, with amino-acid sequence MLNPIHLRTLQECVRTGSFAEAGRTLGYTASAVSQQMALLERAVGAPLFERSARSTRSTTLATRLAERSRDALGALDALEREVHAMVSGDEGSLRLAGFATANARILPSVLAAVIARRPSAELQLDEGEPDEVLDGVLDGVLDAAVVFEYDLDPRKWPSDLRADDVLAEPLRLALPASHRLADSPEVALEELAEESWICTRKDTAGARSLVRLAAASGFVPRITFRSNDYSVIRDLVARGLGVAVLPGLAPSGGGVRLARIAGRQPYRRVRTLYRKQNTNPLLPIALDCLTRAGSELAVLWKSDFEHPPRGSRERTSGSGPGPAAPAPPARENGTEHDAVHTDRGMTSDENEPASGRIEAEQS; translated from the coding sequence ATGCTCAACCCCATCCACCTGCGAACCTTGCAGGAGTGCGTGCGCACCGGATCGTTCGCCGAAGCGGGCCGGACACTCGGCTACACCGCATCGGCGGTGTCCCAGCAGATGGCGCTGCTGGAACGTGCCGTCGGAGCACCGCTTTTCGAGCGCTCCGCGCGCAGCACCCGCAGCACCACGCTGGCGACGCGCTTGGCCGAACGCAGCCGTGACGCGCTGGGCGCGTTGGACGCCTTGGAACGTGAAGTCCACGCCATGGTCAGCGGCGACGAGGGCAGTCTGCGGCTGGCCGGGTTCGCCACCGCCAACGCGCGAATCCTGCCGTCCGTGCTGGCCGCGGTGATCGCGCGGCGCCCGAGCGCCGAGCTGCAGCTCGACGAGGGCGAGCCGGACGAAGTCTTGGACGGAGTGCTGGACGGAGTGCTGGATGCCGCGGTCGTCTTCGAGTACGACCTGGATCCCCGGAAATGGCCGTCGGACCTGCGCGCCGACGACGTGCTCGCCGAGCCGCTGCGGCTGGCGCTGCCCGCATCCCACCGGCTGGCCGATTCCCCGGAGGTCGCTCTGGAGGAACTGGCCGAGGAGTCCTGGATCTGCACCCGCAAGGACACCGCGGGTGCGCGGTCGCTGGTGCGGCTGGCCGCGGCCAGCGGGTTCGTCCCCCGGATCACCTTCCGCAGCAACGACTACTCGGTGATCCGCGATCTGGTGGCGCGCGGGCTCGGGGTCGCCGTGCTGCCGGGGCTCGCGCCCAGCGGTGGCGGAGTTCGGCTCGCCCGGATCGCCGGTCGGCAACCGTATCGGCGGGTGCGGACGCTGTATCGCAAGCAGAACACGAACCCGCTGCTGCCGATCGCACTGGACTGCTTGACGCGAGCCGGGTCGGAACTCGCGGTGCTGTGGAAATCGGACTTCGAGCACCCGCCCCGGGGCAGCAGGGAACGGACATCCGGTTCCGGTCCGGGTCCGGCAGCACCCGCACCGCCGGCCCGCGAGAACGGCACCGAGCACGACGCGGTGCACACCGATCGAGGAATGACCTCGGACGAGAACGAGCCGGCGTCCGGGCGCATCGAAGCGGAGCAATCATGA
- a CDS encoding DUF397 domain-containing protein, protein MSEEWHRSTRSGSTGNCVEVACTGTATLIRDSKEPHGALLRVSKERWRGFLASIGSGRCDRRKLPATAE, encoded by the coding sequence ATGTCCGAGGAGTGGCACCGCAGTACTCGAAGCGGGTCGACGGGCAACTGCGTCGAGGTCGCGTGCACGGGGACGGCCACGCTGATCCGGGACTCCAAAGAACCCCACGGGGCGCTGCTGCGGGTGTCGAAGGAGCGGTGGCGAGGCTTCCTGGCTTCGATCGGTTCGGGGCGCTGCGACCGTCGGAAGCTGCCCGCAACGGCGGAATGA
- a CDS encoding mycobacterial-type methylenetetrahydrofolate reductase yields the protein MHTIALEMAPPDLDGGQERAVEEGRKVAENSRAAGLADRIGHLMIPGIIAEDDDRPIEMKPKMDVIDFWNAVRPEIGDVKGLCTQVTAFMDKPQLTERLKHLRSAGMEGITFVGVPRTMADGEGGGIPPTDALTQFQDIVPNRGSILIPTREGEHGRFNFKCDRGATYGMTQLLYSDAIVGFLREFAEKTPHRPEILLSFGFVPSVEGKRGLIDWLIQDPGNPAVEAEQKWVAAISELGFEQRKQKHLDVYKSVIDGVADLGFPLSLHLEAPYGYSKPAFDVFAEMLDYWSPTPS from the coding sequence ATGCACACGATCGCACTCGAAATGGCACCGCCCGACCTGGACGGCGGACAGGAGAGGGCCGTGGAGGAAGGCCGCAAGGTGGCCGAGAACAGCCGCGCCGCCGGGCTCGCCGACCGCATCGGGCACCTCATGATCCCGGGCATCATCGCCGAGGACGACGACCGTCCGATCGAGATGAAGCCGAAGATGGACGTCATCGACTTCTGGAACGCGGTGCGTCCGGAGATCGGCGACGTCAAGGGCCTGTGCACGCAGGTCACCGCGTTCATGGACAAGCCGCAGCTGACCGAGCGGCTCAAGCACCTGCGCAGCGCCGGGATGGAAGGCATCACGTTCGTCGGCGTGCCGCGCACCATGGCCGACGGCGAAGGCGGCGGGATCCCGCCGACCGACGCCTTAACCCAGTTCCAGGACATCGTGCCCAACCGCGGCTCGATCCTCATCCCGACCCGCGAGGGCGAGCACGGCCGGTTCAACTTCAAGTGCGACCGCGGCGCGACGTACGGCATGACGCAGCTGCTGTACTCCGACGCGATCGTCGGATTCCTGCGGGAATTCGCGGAGAAGACGCCGCACCGCCCGGAGATCCTGCTCTCGTTCGGTTTCGTGCCGAGCGTCGAAGGCAAGCGCGGACTGATCGACTGGCTCATCCAGGACCCCGGCAACCCGGCCGTCGAGGCCGAGCAGAAGTGGGTCGCCGCGATCAGCGAGCTCGGCTTCGAGCAGCGCAAGCAGAAGCATCTCGACGTGTACAAGAGCGTCATCGACGGGGTGGCCGACCTCGGCTTCCCGCTGAGCCTGCACCTGGAGGCCCCGTACGGCTACTCCAAGCCGGCCTTCGACGTGTTCGCGGAGATGCTCGACTACTGGTCCCCGACACCGTCCTGA
- a CDS encoding Glu/Leu/Phe/Val dehydrogenase dimerization domain-containing protein: MNDLLQSMDQWGPEKIVCVSDARTGMRGVLVVDNTARGTGKGGIRMSPGVTVGEIAKLARVMTWKWAAADLFHGGAKAGIAADPAAPDKERVVRAFARRLADQVPASYVAGLDMGMTEHDAAIIQDELGDRGAAVGVPEELGGVPYDELGVTGHGVAASIASALELRGRSLDGVRVAVQGFGAVGAAAARRLHELGARIVALSTAQGAVHDPDGLDVPWWLAARAEQGDACVHSAPSAQRLGRGDELLVDCDVLLPAAQQDVIGEQVAAGVRAELIVEGANLPTTTGARALLAARGVQVVPDFIANAGGAIAAGFAMDARRSAFRPEPARILHEVAERCRANTALVLRTAAQRRIEPHHAALELAQHRVRTAMELRGRLPRVDAEPVGACG; encoded by the coding sequence GTGAACGACCTGTTGCAGTCCATGGACCAGTGGGGTCCGGAGAAGATCGTCTGCGTTTCCGATGCCCGCACCGGGATGCGCGGCGTGCTGGTGGTGGACAACACCGCGCGCGGCACCGGCAAGGGCGGCATCCGGATGAGTCCCGGTGTCACGGTCGGCGAGATCGCCAAGCTGGCCAGGGTGATGACGTGGAAGTGGGCCGCCGCCGACCTCTTCCACGGCGGTGCCAAGGCGGGCATCGCGGCCGATCCCGCCGCACCGGACAAGGAAAGGGTGGTGCGGGCGTTCGCGCGCAGGCTGGCCGACCAGGTTCCGGCCAGTTACGTCGCCGGTCTGGACATGGGCATGACCGAGCACGACGCGGCGATCATCCAGGACGAGCTCGGCGACCGCGGCGCGGCCGTCGGGGTGCCGGAGGAACTGGGCGGCGTCCCGTACGACGAGCTCGGCGTCACCGGCCACGGGGTGGCGGCCTCGATCGCAAGCGCGCTGGAACTGCGGGGCCGTTCGCTCGACGGGGTCCGCGTCGCGGTGCAGGGGTTCGGCGCTGTCGGCGCCGCAGCAGCCCGCCGGTTGCACGAGCTCGGGGCGCGGATCGTCGCGCTGTCCACGGCGCAGGGCGCCGTGCACGATCCGGACGGCCTGGACGTGCCGTGGTGGCTCGCCGCGCGCGCCGAACAGGGCGATGCGTGCGTGCACTCCGCTCCCTCTGCGCAGCGGCTCGGCCGCGGGGACGAGCTGCTGGTGGACTGCGACGTGCTGCTGCCCGCTGCGCAGCAGGACGTGATCGGTGAACAGGTCGCAGCCGGAGTGCGCGCCGAGTTGATCGTCGAGGGCGCGAACCTGCCGACCACGACCGGCGCCCGCGCGTTGCTGGCCGCGCGGGGTGTCCAGGTGGTGCCGGATTTCATCGCGAACGCGGGCGGTGCGATCGCCGCCGGGTTCGCCATGGACGCGCGCCGCTCGGCGTTCCGGCCGGAACCGGCGCGAATACTGCACGAGGTCGCCGAGCGGTGCCGGGCGAACACCGCTCTCGTGCTGCGCACCGCTGCGCAGCGGCGGATCGAGCCGCACCACGCGGCGCTGGAACTGGCTCAGCACCGGGTGCGCACGGCGATGGAGCTGCGCGGACGACTGCCGCGGGTCGACGCCGAACCGGTCGGCGCCTGCGGGTGA
- a CDS encoding phosphatidylinositol-specific phospholipase C, translated as MAGVATSTARAALTFAAALAVTLVPAGSAHAATAYCESLTDASNQEWMSGLPDDTGLAALSVPGTHDTLSLHGGDITQTQEDHGDSAETLTAQLDAGIRAIDIRVRKVDNEFTVHHGTFYQHANFADVLAKAGDFLAAHPGETVLLRLKAECTGEVGSCTDESSDLSTAEILDRYQQNDPNGHYLYNPASDGPASGATASDGTPTLGAARGKIVLTALQEAQGGLVDGYGLEQFNDDNWGDYVQDEYEVPTVGDIEQKWNHVREHWDKTNSADPAEMFLNFTSGSSLGADPKDVACGASGARGVNDHALEHLGGNDVPRTGVVLMDFPGSDLINEVISRNGA; from the coding sequence ATGGCCGGAGTCGCAACTTCCACCGCCCGGGCCGCGCTCACCTTCGCGGCGGCGCTCGCGGTGACCCTCGTTCCCGCCGGGTCCGCGCACGCGGCGACCGCCTACTGCGAAAGCCTCACCGACGCGTCGAACCAGGAGTGGATGAGCGGGCTGCCCGACGACACCGGCCTCGCGGCGCTGTCCGTTCCCGGCACGCACGACACCTTGTCGTTGCACGGCGGCGACATCACGCAGACCCAGGAGGACCACGGCGACAGCGCCGAAACCCTCACCGCGCAGCTCGACGCCGGCATCCGCGCCATCGACATCCGGGTGCGCAAGGTGGACAACGAGTTCACCGTCCACCACGGAACCTTCTACCAGCACGCCAACTTCGCCGACGTGCTGGCGAAGGCCGGTGACTTCCTCGCCGCCCACCCCGGCGAGACCGTGCTGCTGCGGCTGAAAGCCGAGTGCACCGGCGAAGTCGGCTCGTGCACCGACGAGTCCAGCGACCTGAGCACCGCGGAGATCCTGGACCGCTACCAGCAGAACGATCCCAACGGGCACTACCTGTACAACCCGGCTTCCGATGGCCCAGCTTCCGGTGCCACCGCTTCCGATGGGACGCCCACGCTGGGTGCCGCCCGCGGCAAGATCGTGCTCACCGCACTGCAGGAAGCCCAAGGCGGCTTGGTCGACGGATACGGGCTGGAGCAGTTCAACGACGACAACTGGGGCGACTACGTCCAGGACGAGTACGAAGTGCCCACCGTCGGCGACATCGAGCAGAAGTGGAACCACGTGCGGGAGCACTGGGACAAGACGAACTCCGCCGATCCCGCGGAGATGTTCCTGAACTTCACCAGCGGCTCCAGCCTCGGCGCCGACCCGAAAGACGTCGCCTGCGGCGCGAGCGGGGCCCGCGGCGTCAACGACCACGCCCTGGAACACCTCGGTGGCAACGACGTGCCGCGCACCGGCGTGGTGCTGATGGACTTCCCCGGCTCGGACCTGATCAACGAGGTCATCTCCCGCAACGGCGCCTGA
- a CDS encoding thiamine pyrophosphate-dependent enzyme, producing the protein MTQQPARSEPIDDHFRSTVAGCGTADSSTAARYPAAARQELLELFDAQCGSRHLDFAARELGHRKLGYYSIGSAGHESNAAVAASLRPTDPALLHYRSGAFYLRRASQVPGQDPLRDVLLGVVASAEEPISAGRHKVFGHGDLGIIPQTSTIASHLPRAMGLAFSLARAEQLGVRAEWPADSVVLCSFGDASMNHSTALGAINSALHCAHQGLPMPLLLVCEDNGLGISVRTPHDWVESAHSGRPGLRYSTVDGDDPEQCLRVAAETADWVREHRRPALLHLRTVRLMGHAGSDVESAYRSRAEIVAEHARDPLLATAKTLVRHEILSAEQVLERYEQKRAEVARIAEQALSRPKLADSGDVMATIASEHPEAVRDRVRRVPIERTTVPDRGLTLAESINHGLAEALAGDPGVLVFGEDVAGKGGVYGVTRGLRRRFGGLRVFDTVLDEQSVLGTALGAGTAGLLPIPEIQYLAYLHNAADQLRGEAATLGFFSDGRFRNPMVVRIAGYAFQKGFGGHFHNDNSVAALRDVPGLVVASPASPDDAAAMLRTCVAAAHEDGRVCVFLEPIALYHERDLHETGDEGWLARYPDPVGGHVPIGRARTYGNGTDLTLVTFGNGLPRCLRVARRLQHEGAGVRVLDLRWLSPLPTEDLLAAARATGSVLVADETRRSGGVSEPVVTALADAGFAGRIARVTSEDSFIPLGDAAYHVLLDEQDIEDTARKLLAGRSGAATGDGTRPTRDG; encoded by the coding sequence ATGACCCAGCAACCCGCCAGGTCCGAGCCGATCGACGACCACTTCCGGTCCACTGTGGCCGGATGCGGCACCGCCGATTCCTCGACAGCGGCCCGGTATCCGGCCGCGGCGCGCCAGGAACTGCTGGAGCTGTTCGACGCGCAATGCGGCAGCAGGCACCTGGACTTCGCAGCTCGGGAACTGGGGCACCGCAAGCTCGGCTACTACAGCATCGGCTCGGCCGGGCACGAGTCGAACGCGGCGGTCGCCGCGTCGTTGCGCCCGACGGACCCCGCGCTGCTGCACTACCGGTCCGGCGCGTTCTACCTGCGGCGGGCGAGCCAAGTGCCGGGACAGGACCCGCTGCGGGACGTACTGCTCGGCGTGGTCGCTTCCGCCGAAGAGCCGATTTCCGCGGGACGGCACAAGGTCTTCGGTCACGGCGATCTCGGGATCATCCCGCAGACCTCGACGATCGCCTCGCACCTGCCGCGCGCGATGGGGCTGGCGTTCTCGCTGGCGCGCGCCGAACAACTCGGCGTCCGCGCCGAGTGGCCCGCGGATTCGGTGGTGCTGTGCAGCTTCGGCGATGCCTCGATGAACCACTCCACCGCCCTCGGGGCGATCAACTCGGCGCTGCACTGCGCCCACCAAGGGCTACCGATGCCCTTGCTGCTGGTGTGCGAGGACAACGGGCTCGGCATCAGCGTCCGCACTCCGCACGACTGGGTGGAGTCCGCGCACTCCGGCAGACCGGGACTACGGTACTCCACAGTGGACGGTGACGATCCGGAGCAGTGCCTGCGGGTCGCCGCCGAGACGGCGGATTGGGTGCGCGAACATCGCCGGCCCGCGTTGCTGCACCTGCGCACGGTGCGGCTGATGGGACATGCGGGGTCCGATGTGGAGTCCGCCTACCGCTCCCGTGCCGAGATCGTGGCCGAGCACGCGCGGGATCCACTGCTCGCCACCGCGAAAACCTTGGTGCGCCACGAAATTCTCTCCGCCGAGCAGGTGCTGGAGCGTTACGAGCAGAAGCGGGCTGAGGTGGCTCGCATCGCCGAACAGGCGCTGTCCCGGCCGAAGCTCGCCGACAGCGGGGACGTCATGGCAACGATCGCCTCCGAGCACCCGGAAGCCGTCCGGGACCGCGTCCGCCGTGTACCGATCGAGCGGACGACGGTTCCGGACCGGGGGCTGACCCTTGCGGAGTCGATCAATCACGGGTTGGCGGAGGCGTTGGCGGGCGATCCGGGCGTGCTGGTGTTCGGTGAGGACGTCGCGGGCAAGGGGGGCGTGTACGGGGTGACCCGCGGTCTGCGCCGCAGGTTCGGCGGCCTGCGGGTGTTCGACACGGTGCTCGACGAGCAGAGCGTGCTGGGGACCGCGCTCGGGGCCGGAACGGCCGGCCTGCTGCCCATTCCAGAGATCCAATACCTGGCGTACCTGCACAACGCCGCCGATCAGCTGCGGGGTGAGGCCGCGACGCTGGGGTTCTTCTCGGACGGCCGCTTCCGGAACCCGATGGTGGTGCGCATCGCCGGGTACGCCTTCCAGAAAGGTTTCGGCGGGCACTTCCACAACGACAATTCCGTCGCCGCGCTGCGCGACGTCCCCGGCCTGGTGGTCGCTTCCCCGGCCAGCCCGGATGATGCCGCCGCCATGCTGCGCACCTGCGTAGCAGCCGCCCACGAGGATGGACGGGTATGCGTGTTCCTGGAACCGATCGCGCTGTACCACGAGCGGGACCTGCATGAGACCGGGGACGAAGGATGGCTGGCGCGCTACCCCGATCCGGTCGGCGGACACGTTCCGATCGGGCGGGCTCGCACCTACGGGAACGGGACCGACCTGACGCTGGTCACCTTCGGCAACGGGCTACCGCGTTGCCTGCGGGTCGCGCGGCGGTTGCAGCACGAAGGGGCCGGGGTGCGCGTGCTGGACCTGCGGTGGCTGAGCCCGCTACCCACCGAAGACTTGCTGGCGGCGGCGCGTGCGACCGGGTCGGTGCTGGTGGCCGACGAGACGCGGCGCAGCGGCGGGGTGTCCGAACCGGTCGTGACCGCTCTCGCCGACGCGGGTTTCGCCGGCAGGATCGCGCGGGTCACCAGCGAGGACAGTTTCATCCCGCTCGGCGACGCCGCGTACCACGTGCTGTTGGACGAGCAGGACATCGAGGACACCGCGCGGAAGCTGCTGGCGGGAAGGTCCGGCGCCGCCACGGGAGACGGCACCCGCCCGACCCGTGATGGATAA
- a CDS encoding FAD-linked oxidase C-terminal domain-containing protein codes for MDTASTLAALRAELPQEQLVTDPDSVARYAHDEAEWAPHGTPAAVVRPTGTEDVVAVVKVCAQLGVPVVPRGAGTGLSGGANALDGCVLISFERMTSVLEINPREQLAVVQPGAVNDDFRAACREHGAWYPPDPASSPWSTIGGNVATNAGGVCCVKYGVTRDYVLGLEAVVGDGEVVRLGRRTAKGVAGYDLCGLFVGSEGTLGIITEITVKLLPGVRAPERTVVGYFDSLVAAGDAVAAVAASGVTPSALELLDRHCLRAVDEWKNMGLSDEAEVLLLGRSDTPGEAGDREVEAIVECFEKGGATFSAASTDQHEADALFAARRLAYPALERLGPLLTEDVCVPRALVPDMLAKVEAAAQRHDTKIANIAHAGDGNLHPLIITPAGDEAARERAQRAFDDIVADAIALGGTVTGEHGVGLLKRRGLHDELGPTVVGMHHAVKNALDPADIFNPGKVFGDPDG; via the coding sequence ATGGACACGGCGAGCACACTCGCGGCGCTGCGGGCCGAGCTACCGCAAGAACAGCTGGTCACCGATCCGGACTCCGTCGCCCGCTACGCCCACGACGAAGCCGAATGGGCGCCGCACGGGACCCCGGCCGCCGTCGTGCGCCCCACCGGCACCGAAGACGTCGTCGCCGTGGTCAAAGTGTGCGCGCAACTCGGTGTGCCGGTGGTGCCGCGGGGAGCCGGCACCGGCCTCTCCGGCGGGGCCAACGCGCTGGACGGCTGCGTGCTGATCTCGTTCGAGCGGATGACTTCGGTCTTGGAGATCAACCCGCGCGAACAGCTCGCCGTGGTCCAGCCCGGTGCGGTCAACGACGACTTCCGCGCCGCCTGCCGCGAGCACGGCGCCTGGTATCCACCGGACCCGGCGAGCTCGCCCTGGTCCACGATCGGCGGCAACGTCGCCACCAACGCGGGCGGCGTCTGCTGCGTCAAATACGGCGTGACCAGGGATTACGTCCTCGGGTTGGAAGCCGTTGTCGGCGACGGCGAGGTGGTTCGGCTCGGCAGGCGCACCGCCAAAGGCGTCGCGGGTTACGACCTGTGCGGGCTGTTCGTCGGTTCCGAGGGCACGCTCGGGATCATCACCGAGATCACCGTGAAGCTGCTGCCCGGGGTGCGCGCGCCGGAGCGCACCGTGGTCGGCTACTTCGATTCGCTCGTGGCGGCAGGTGATGCGGTGGCCGCGGTGGCCGCCTCGGGGGTGACGCCTTCCGCGCTCGAACTACTCGACCGGCACTGCCTGCGTGCCGTGGACGAGTGGAAGAACATGGGCCTCAGCGACGAGGCCGAAGTGCTGCTGCTGGGCCGCTCGGACACGCCGGGCGAAGCCGGGGACCGCGAAGTCGAGGCCATCGTCGAATGCTTCGAGAAGGGCGGGGCCACGTTCAGCGCCGCCTCCACCGATCAGCACGAAGCGGATGCGCTGTTCGCCGCCCGCCGGTTGGCCTATCCGGCGCTGGAACGGTTGGGTCCGCTGCTGACCGAGGATGTGTGCGTGCCTCGCGCGCTGGTCCCGGACATGCTCGCCAAGGTCGAAGCCGCCGCGCAGCGGCACGACACCAAGATCGCGAACATCGCGCACGCCGGGGACGGCAACCTGCACCCGCTGATCATCACTCCCGCCGGGGACGAGGCGGCGCGGGAGCGTGCGCAGCGCGCTTTCGACGACATCGTGGCCGATGCGATCGCGCTGGGCGGCACCGTCACCGGTGAGCACGGCGTGGGCCTGCTGAAACGACGCGGCTTGCACGACGAACTCGGGCCGACGGTGGTCGGGATGCACCACGCGGTGAAGAATGCGCTCGACCCGGCGGACATCTTCAACCCCGGCAAGGTCTTCGGCGATCCCGACGGCTGA
- a CDS encoding PPOX class F420-dependent oxidoreductase: MPAKTENGPQLMPETERLATGKNFAAVSTVLPSGRIQSQTIWVDVDDDQLVLNTETHRAKYLNVQRDPRITVLIRDEQDPYRYAEVRGRVSATTTGDRARRQVDELAHKYIGKDYPPEAIKSDRVTIWIVPERQTFIDQSKGVAD; this comes from the coding sequence ATGCCGGCGAAGACCGAGAACGGACCACAGCTGATGCCCGAAACCGAGCGGTTGGCCACCGGCAAGAACTTCGCCGCCGTGTCCACGGTGCTGCCCAGCGGCCGGATCCAGAGCCAGACGATCTGGGTGGACGTGGACGACGACCAGCTGGTGCTCAACACCGAGACGCACCGCGCGAAGTACCTCAACGTGCAGCGGGACCCCCGGATCACCGTGCTGATCAGGGACGAGCAGGACCCGTACCGCTACGCGGAGGTGCGTGGCCGGGTCTCGGCCACGACCACCGGCGACCGCGCCCGGCGGCAGGTGGACGAACTCGCGCACAAATACATCGGCAAGGACTACCCGCCGGAAGCGATCAAGAGCGACCGCGTGACCATCTGGATCGTCCCGGAGCGCCAGACCTTCATCGATCAGAGCAAGGGCGTCGCGGACTGA
- the mmuM gene encoding homocysteine S-methyltransferase, giving the protein MELDEPLVLDGGLGTQLEARGGDLSGDLWSAQFLASAPEEIVAAHEAFFAAGADIVTTASYQAGFAGFAAHGFDREHAAGLMRRSVELAKRAAQRDAGKRRLVAASVGPYGAVLADGSEFRGRYGLSHRELVGFHRPRLEVLAEAGPDLLALETVPDVDEAAALLEVLGDVDVPAWLSYNIDGERTRAGQPLEEAFAVAAGRDDVLAVGINCCTPADATRAVPIAREMTGKPVVVYPNSGEGWNAGRQDWTGPSRFDAALVRDWVAAGARIVGGCCRVAPADINAVANVLARPRA; this is encoded by the coding sequence ATGGAACTCGACGAGCCGCTGGTGCTCGACGGCGGGCTGGGCACGCAACTGGAGGCGCGCGGGGGTGATCTCTCCGGCGACTTGTGGTCGGCGCAGTTCCTGGCGTCGGCACCGGAAGAGATAGTCGCCGCGCACGAGGCGTTCTTCGCGGCCGGTGCGGACATCGTGACCACGGCGAGCTACCAGGCGGGCTTCGCGGGTTTCGCCGCGCACGGCTTCGATCGCGAGCACGCGGCCGGGCTGATGCGTCGCAGCGTCGAGCTGGCCAAGCGGGCCGCGCAGCGAGATGCGGGCAAGCGGCGCTTGGTCGCGGCATCGGTGGGCCCGTACGGGGCGGTGCTGGCGGACGGTTCGGAGTTCCGCGGCCGCTACGGCCTGAGCCACCGCGAACTCGTCGGGTTCCACCGGCCACGGCTGGAAGTCCTCGCCGAAGCCGGGCCCGACCTGCTCGCGCTGGAGACGGTTCCGGACGTGGACGAGGCGGCCGCGCTGCTGGAAGTGCTCGGCGACGTCGACGTGCCCGCTTGGCTCTCGTACAACATCGATGGCGAGCGCACTCGCGCCGGACAGCCGCTGGAGGAGGCGTTCGCCGTAGCCGCCGGTCGGGACGACGTGCTCGCGGTCGGCATCAACTGCTGCACGCCCGCCGATGCCACGCGGGCGGTGCCGATCGCTCGCGAGATGACCGGAAAACCCGTCGTGGTCTATCCGAACAGCGGCGAAGGCTGGAACGCCGGACGGCAGGACTGGACGGGGCCGTCCCGGTTCGACGCGGCGCTGGTGCGCGACTGGGTCGCTGCGGGAGCCCGCATCGTCGGCGGTTGCTGCCGCGTCGCGCCCGCCGACATCAACGCCGTCGCGAACGTCCTGGCACGGCCGCGCGCTTGA